A genomic region of Bernardetia sp. ABR2-2B contains the following coding sequences:
- a CDS encoding diacylglycerol kinase family protein: MESESTSIIENTFKIEEEKATKIVFIINPVSGTQKKEDIVTLIHETLKLSGIHYDIAYTNFAGHAIELAKQASESNYDVVVAVGGDGTINEIAQTLIKTKTALAIIPQGSGNGLARHLGIPLGTEEAIKRLLEPKKIVIDAATANGNYFFCTSGVGFDAHVSASFASRAFRGLGGYAYFTLRELFSYKPLNYTLEFDNQQVKKEAFLVTFANASQYGNNAYIAPQADIQDGKLDICILKPFPALQAIKIIWQVFKRTLPQNEYIETYKVSKVKITFDTAIPAHIDGESRGLGTSIEYKVISKALTVWV, encoded by the coding sequence ATGGAATCAGAATCAACATCAATTATAGAAAACACCTTTAAAATAGAAGAAGAAAAGGCAACTAAAATTGTCTTTATCATAAACCCTGTTTCTGGAACTCAAAAAAAAGAAGACATAGTTACACTCATTCATGAAACCCTAAAGCTTTCAGGTATTCATTATGATATTGCCTACACTAATTTTGCAGGACATGCAATAGAGTTAGCAAAACAAGCTAGTGAATCCAATTATGACGTTGTGGTGGCAGTAGGAGGAGATGGGACAATCAATGAAATTGCTCAAACTCTTATCAAAACAAAGACAGCTCTGGCTATCATTCCACAAGGTTCTGGAAATGGTTTAGCACGTCATTTGGGTATCCCACTTGGTACAGAAGAAGCAATTAAAAGGTTATTAGAGCCTAAAAAAATAGTCATTGATGCAGCTACTGCAAATGGAAACTATTTTTTCTGTACATCTGGGGTTGGTTTTGATGCTCATGTGAGTGCTTCTTTTGCTTCACGTGCTTTCCGTGGATTAGGTGGGTATGCTTATTTTACTTTGAGAGAGTTATTTTCTTATAAACCTCTTAATTATACACTTGAGTTTGATAATCAACAAGTAAAAAAAGAAGCATTTTTGGTAACGTTTGCTAATGCATCACAGTATGGAAATAATGCTTACATTGCTCCACAGGCAGATATTCAAGACGGAAAGCTAGATATTTGTATTCTAAAACCTTTTCCAGCTCTACAAGCTATAAAGATTATATGGCAAGTATTTAAGCGAACCCTTCCTCAAAATGAGTATATAGAAACCTACAAAGTTTCGAAAGTAAAAATCACTTTTGATACTGCTATTCCTGCACATATAGATGGAGAGTCAAGAGGTTTAGGAACAAGTATAGAATACAAAGTTATATCAAAGGCATTGACAGTTTGGGTGTAA